One genomic window of Branchiostoma floridae strain S238N-H82 chromosome 4, Bfl_VNyyK, whole genome shotgun sequence includes the following:
- the LOC118413026 gene encoding protein PBDC1-like produces the protein MADYGLGSLDPAGSLAAAGALSQPAEKYVNNPDLELAWASKAFQHAEVYFNLISAVDTTCLKLTGKMDEEIYTEFRKDFPDLHVAAVTEDELKSEEAKSKWRPFCNKFEGKVEDFNYGTLLRLRSDQDYSEENSCIVPRIQFYAMEIARNREGHNLAVWKKTKEKGTSEDTAQKQS, from the exons ATGGCGGACTATGGACTCGGTTCTCTG GACCCTGCTGGATCACTTGCAGCTGCAGGAGCCTTGTCACAGCCAGCAGAGAAGTACGTCAACAAT CCTGACCTTGAGCTGGCCTGGGCATCAAAGGCCTTCCAACATGCAGAAGTCTATTTTAAT CTCATATCAGCAGTGGACACTACATGTCTGAAACTTACTGGGAAGATGGATGAGGAAATCTACACAGAGTTCAGAAAAGACTTTCCTGACCTGCATGTAGCAGCTGTTACTGAGGATGAGCTGAAATCAGAAGAAGCAAAATCA AAGTGGCGGCCTTTCTGCAACAAGTTTGAAGGGAAGGTGGAAGATTTTAACTACGGAACTCTTCTGAGACTTAGGTCTGATCAGGACTACTCAGAAGAAAATTCCTGTATAG tGCCAAGAATCCAATTCTATGCCATGGAGATTGCCAGAAACAGGGAGGGTCACAACCTTGCAGTATGGAAGAAGACAAAAGAGAAAGGAACTTCAGAAGACACTGCACAGAAACAGTCATGA